The following are encoded in a window of Alphaproteobacteria bacterium genomic DNA:
- a CDS encoding beta-lactamase family protein, with translation MGLKKIEELLNEAVATNAASGIVAGITTREGTVLRSAAGKVAAGGDAAMTPDNIFWIASMTKAITSIAAMGLVEKGVVRTDEPIARILPELANPQVLEGFDASGKPKLRPARGAITLGQLLSHSSGFPEHVWHADTLRYLTASGTPPTSTAKRAALNLPLVGDPGTVWQYGISHDWVGQFIERVSGQTIDAYLRDHVFAPLGMSDSGYELTQVQQARMATAHRREADGRLTPFQRSPVQGREYWPGGGSLNSTLDDYLAFARMILNEGRVGDRQFLKPETVRRLPENQTGTLPVSKLDPALPELSNAADFLPGIRKGWGLGFMVNFEDVPGARKAGSLAWAGLSNCYYWIDPASGVAGVLLTQILPFADKQVLDVFDRFERAVYAAR, from the coding sequence ATGGGCTTGAAGAAAATCGAAGAATTGCTGAATGAAGCGGTCGCGACCAACGCGGCTTCGGGAATCGTCGCGGGGATCACCACGCGCGAGGGCACTGTTTTACGTTCGGCCGCGGGGAAGGTCGCCGCCGGCGGCGACGCGGCGATGACCCCGGACAATATTTTCTGGATCGCCTCGATGACCAAAGCGATCACCTCGATCGCGGCGATGGGGCTGGTCGAAAAGGGCGTCGTGCGCACCGACGAACCGATCGCGCGCATCCTGCCGGAACTCGCCAATCCGCAAGTGCTCGAAGGCTTCGACGCTTCGGGAAAGCCCAAGCTGCGCCCCGCGCGCGGCGCCATCACGCTGGGCCAGTTGCTGTCCCACTCGTCGGGTTTTCCCGAACATGTCTGGCACGCCGATACGCTGCGCTACCTCACCGCGAGCGGCACGCCGCCGACCAGCACGGCCAAGCGCGCCGCGCTGAACCTGCCTTTGGTCGGCGATCCGGGCACGGTCTGGCAATACGGCATCAGCCACGACTGGGTTGGGCAGTTCATCGAACGCGTCAGCGGTCAAACGATCGACGCCTATCTGCGCGATCATGTCTTCGCGCCGCTGGGCATGTCGGATTCGGGCTACGAATTGACGCAAGTCCAGCAGGCGCGGATGGCGACCGCGCATCGGCGCGAAGCCGACGGGCGTTTGACGCCGTTCCAGCGTTCGCCCGTCCAAGGCCGTGAGTATTGGCCGGGCGGCGGCAGCCTTAACTCGACGCTCGACGACTATCTGGCCTTCGCGCGGATGATCCTCAATGAGGGCCGCGTCGGCGACCGGCAATTCTTGAAGCCGGAAACGGTGCGCCGCCTGCCGGAGAATCAGACCGGCACGCTGCCGGTGTCGAAGCTCGATCCGGCCTTGCCGGAATTGTCGAACGCCGCCGATTTCCTGCCCGGTATTCGCAAGGGCTGGGGGCTCGGCTTCATGGTGAATTTCGAGGATGTGCCGGGAGCCCGCAAGGCGGGCAGCCTCGCCTGGGCCGGGCTCAGCAATTGCTATTACTGGATCGATCCGGCCAGCGGCGTGGCGGGCGTGCTGCTGACCCAGATCCTGCCCTTCGCCGACAAGCAGGTGCTGGACGTGTTCGACCGGTTCGAACGCGCGGTCTATGCCGCGCGCTGA
- a CDS encoding aldo/keto reductase translates to MLYQTINGARVPVLGFGTWHLRGDSGRDAVRYAIDVGYRSIDTASRYENEVEVGQAIAASGLKRGELFVATKIRYLELEPDKIEARMRESLDRLGLDYVDLIMPHWPSPTFPIADVMKALRAVQEKGWARQVGMSNFPVAVMREAVAAFGAPLFGNQVEYHPYLDQSAVLAELRKTGMLLTACIPLARGAIEGDPVLTAIGAKYGKTVAQVTLRWLIQQRGVLAIPKSGQHPRIKANFEIFDFALDADEMARIGSLRGGKRLVSPDWAPVVWDQPWAEPAAIV, encoded by the coding sequence ATGCTTTATCAAACGATCAACGGCGCGCGCGTGCCGGTCCTCGGTTTCGGCACCTGGCATTTGCGCGGCGATTCCGGCCGCGACGCCGTGCGCTATGCGATCGACGTGGGCTATCGCAGCATCGACACCGCCTCGCGCTACGAGAACGAAGTCGAAGTCGGCCAAGCCATCGCGGCCTCGGGCTTGAAGCGCGGCGAACTCTTCGTCGCGACAAAAATCCGCTATCTCGAACTCGAGCCCGACAAGATCGAAGCGCGGATGCGCGAAAGCCTGGATCGCCTGGGGCTCGATTACGTCGATCTGATCATGCCGCATTGGCCGAGCCCGACCTTTCCGATCGCCGACGTGATGAAGGCGCTGCGCGCCGTTCAGGAAAAAGGCTGGGCGCGGCAAGTCGGCATGAGCAACTTCCCCGTCGCCGTGATGCGCGAGGCGGTCGCCGCTTTCGGCGCCCCGCTTTTCGGCAACCAGGTCGAGTACCACCCCTATCTCGACCAATCGGCCGTCCTGGCCGAACTGCGCAAGACCGGCATGCTGCTGACCGCGTGCATTCCGCTGGCGCGTGGCGCCATCGAAGGCGATCCGGTGCTGACCGCGATCGGCGCCAAATACGGCAAGACGGTCGCGCAGGTCACCTTGCGCTGGCTGATCCAGCAACGCGGCGTACTTGCGATACCCAAATCCGGCCAGCACCCGCGCATCAAAGCGAATTTCGAGATCTTCGACTTCGCGCTCGACGCCGACGAAATGGCGCGCATCGGGAGCTTGCGCGGCGGCAAGCGTCTCGTCAGTCCGGATTGGGCACCGGTCGTGTGGGATCAGCCATGGGCCGAACCCGCCGCCATCGTCTGA
- a CDS encoding TRAP transporter large permease, which yields MSDALIWMLVALAITTVMSFPVGLSLFGSGILYFILSGQDPSQAGELILHGLFASFMLLAVPLFVLAARLMNDGGITERLLQLCIVLVGRHRGGLAQVNVLTALIFSSMSGSATADAAGVGRMLIRMMTGSGAYSRGFAAAVTSASATIGPIFPPSILMVLYALASSTSVGGLFMAGVLPGILMAGMMMILVAWIARRRNYPTIERPPAAEIFRIVRRSILPLLMPVVMLGGIYTGVFTPTEAAAVACAYALILAGLIYRMLGLKEIVDALVDSARITATVACVFFGAFVFSYILTVERIPMAIAAFLDGKDISANMFLFAVNILFLLLASVMDEAAMILVVIPLLMPTVQALGIDPIHFGLVVTFNATIGLIAPPYGMVLFVVSGVNKIPVREILAEIWPFIGILLVTLAIVTYVPWLSLALPTYFGFVR from the coding sequence ATGTCCGACGCGTTGATTTGGATGCTGGTCGCCCTCGCCATCACCACTGTGATGAGCTTTCCCGTCGGCCTGTCGCTGTTCGGATCCGGTATCCTCTATTTCATCCTGAGCGGACAGGACCCCAGCCAGGCGGGCGAGTTGATCCTGCACGGATTGTTCGCGTCGTTCATGCTGCTGGCCGTGCCGCTCTTCGTGCTGGCCGCGCGGTTGATGAACGACGGCGGCATCACCGAGCGCCTTTTGCAGCTGTGTATCGTGCTGGTCGGGCGGCATCGCGGCGGTCTGGCCCAGGTGAACGTCCTGACCGCCCTCATCTTCTCGTCGATGAGCGGCTCGGCCACCGCCGACGCGGCGGGCGTCGGCCGCATGCTGATCCGCATGATGACAGGCAGCGGCGCCTATTCGCGCGGCTTCGCGGCGGCCGTCACCTCGGCCTCGGCGACGATCGGGCCGATCTTCCCGCCGTCGATCCTGATGGTGCTTTACGCGTTGGCGAGTTCGACCTCCGTCGGCGGCTTGTTCATGGCCGGCGTTCTGCCGGGCATTCTGATGGCCGGCATGATGATGATTCTGGTCGCGTGGATCGCTCGGCGGCGCAACTACCCCACCATCGAGCGCCCGCCGGCCGCGGAGATCTTCCGCATCGTACGCCGGTCGATCCTGCCGTTGCTGATGCCCGTGGTCATGTTGGGCGGCATCTATACCGGCGTATTCACGCCGACCGAAGCCGCCGCCGTCGCCTGCGCCTATGCGCTGATCCTGGCCGGGCTGATCTACCGGATGCTCGGCTTGAAGGAGATCGTCGACGCGCTGGTCGATTCCGCGCGCATCACCGCGACGGTCGCCTGCGTGTTCTTCGGCGCCTTCGTATTCAGCTACATCCTGACGGTCGAGCGCATCCCCATGGCGATCGCCGCCTTCCTCGACGGCAAGGACATTTCCGCGAACATGTTCCTGTTCGCGGTCAATATCCTGTTCCTGTTGCTGGCGAGCGTGATGGACGAAGCCGCGATGATCCTGGTCGTCATCCCGCTCCTGATGCCCACGGTCCAGGCATTGGGCATCGACCCGATCCATTTCGGTCTGGTCGTCACCTTCAACGCGACGATCGGCCTGATCGCGCCGCCTTACGGCATGGTGCTGTTCGTGGTCAGCGGCGTGAACAAGATCCCGGTGCGCGAGATTCTGGCCGAAATCTGGCCGTTCATCGGCATTCTGCTGGTGACGCTGGCGATCGTCACCTACGTCCCCTGGCTGTCGCTGGCGCTGCCGACTTATTTCGGCTTCGTGCGCTGA
- a CDS encoding Gfo/Idh/MocA family oxidoreductase, whose protein sequence is MAQGERIYGVGVVGASPERGWALAAHLPALRALARYDLAAVATTRLETATLAAEKFGAKRAYGDWRELVADPAVDIVAICVKVAHHREIALGAIAAGKHLFCEWPLALTTSEAEEIRDAAAKRGVKAIVGLQGRASPYLNAIRDLVASGAIGQVISTTLVSSLNNWGPRLPAAEAYRTKRESGATGLTVPGGHSLDSFCHCVGPFVELAAVVTTQHTKCEIVETGEIMDVTAPDQVLVSGRLASGAVASVHVKADMANPTGVRFEINGTDGDIVAITRPPVGVAPVGIQRVELDVSIARRRKKPFEPVAVETRDPRLPETLTGPPFYTAQLYLRLLDALDGGNAPAPDFADAAKTHRLLAAVQTASDTGIRQRL, encoded by the coding sequence ATGGCGCAAGGCGAGCGGATTTACGGCGTGGGCGTGGTGGGGGCGAGCCCCGAGCGTGGCTGGGCCTTGGCGGCGCATTTGCCGGCGCTGCGCGCCCTAGCGCGTTACGACCTCGCCGCCGTCGCGACGACGCGCCTGGAAACCGCCACGCTCGCCGCCGAGAAATTCGGCGCCAAGCGCGCTTATGGCGATTGGCGCGAATTGGTCGCCGATCCGGCGGTCGATATCGTCGCGATTTGCGTCAAGGTCGCGCATCACCGCGAAATCGCGCTTGGCGCTATCGCCGCCGGCAAGCATCTATTCTGCGAATGGCCGCTCGCTTTGACGACCAGCGAGGCCGAAGAAATCCGCGATGCCGCCGCCAAGCGCGGCGTGAAGGCGATCGTGGGTTTGCAGGGCCGCGCCTCGCCCTATCTCAACGCCATCCGCGATTTGGTCGCGAGCGGCGCCATCGGCCAGGTGATTTCGACGACGCTGGTTTCCTCGCTCAATAATTGGGGGCCGCGTCTGCCGGCGGCCGAAGCCTATCGCACCAAGCGCGAAAGCGGCGCCACGGGCCTGACCGTGCCCGGCGGGCATTCGCTCGACTCGTTCTGCCATTGCGTCGGCCCGTTCGTCGAACTGGCGGCCGTGGTGACGACGCAGCATACGAAATGCGAGATCGTCGAGACGGGCGAGATCATGGACGTGACCGCCCCCGACCAAGTGCTGGTCAGCGGCCGTCTGGCGAGCGGCGCGGTCGCCTCGGTCCACGTAAAGGCCGATATGGCCAACCCGACCGGCGTGCGCTTCGAAATCAACGGCACCGATGGCGATATCGTCGCCATCACCCGCCCGCCGGTCGGCGTGGCGCCGGTCGGCATCCAGCGCGTCGAACTCGACGTTTCGATCGCGCGGCGGCGCAAGAAGCCGTTCGAGCCGGTCGCGGTCGAAACGCGCGATCCGCGCCTGCCGGAAACCCTGACCGGCCCGCCCTTCTATACCGCGCAACTTTACCTGCGCCTGCTCGACGCGCTGGACGGCGGCAACGCCCCCGCCCCCGATTTCGCGGATGCGGCGAAAACCCATCGCCTGCTCGCGGCGGTGCAAACGGCGTCGGATACGGGCATCCGGCAGCGCCTTTAG
- a CDS encoding SDR family oxidoreductase: protein MNQIDLKNRIAIITGGSGGIGFATVERFIASGATVVIWDLDQKTIDEAVAKAPGATGIRVDVTDEDSVKAGVAEVIRRHGKIDILVNGAGVTNPRTLVVDYSLALWRKMFDVNMTGTFLCSREVVPHMQKANYGRIVNLGSVSGKEGNPFSSGYSASKAAVHSFTKSLGKELAATNIRVNAVAPAIIATKNLFHDMPEEMKKLWVSRVPMGRAGLPEEVAAMITWLASEDVSFSTGATFDISGGRATY, encoded by the coding sequence ATGAACCAGATCGATCTGAAGAACCGTATCGCCATCATCACGGGGGGCTCGGGCGGCATCGGCTTCGCCACCGTCGAGCGTTTCATCGCTTCCGGCGCCACGGTCGTGATCTGGGATCTCGATCAAAAGACCATCGACGAAGCCGTCGCCAAGGCGCCCGGCGCCACGGGCATCCGCGTCGACGTGACGGACGAGGACTCGGTCAAGGCGGGCGTGGCGGAAGTGATTCGCCGTCACGGCAAGATCGACATTCTGGTGAACGGCGCGGGTGTGACCAACCCGCGCACGCTGGTCGTCGACTATTCGCTGGCCCTGTGGCGCAAGATGTTCGACGTCAACATGACCGGCACCTTCCTGTGCAGCCGCGAAGTCGTGCCGCATATGCAGAAGGCCAATTACGGCCGCATCGTCAATTTGGGCTCGGTCTCGGGCAAGGAAGGCAATCCGTTCTCCTCGGGCTATTCGGCCTCGAAGGCGGCGGTGCATTCCTTCACCAAATCGCTGGGCAAGGAACTCGCGGCGACCAATATCCGCGTCAACGCGGTCGCCCCGGCGATCATCGCGACCAAGAATCTCTTCCACGACATGCCGGAAGAGATGAAGAAGCTGTGGGTGTCGCGCGTTCCCATGGGCCGCGCGGGCTTGCCCGAGGAAGTCGCCGCGATGATCACGTGGCTGGCGTCGGAGGACGTGTCGTTCTCGACCGGCGCCACGTTCGATATCTCGGGCGGCCGCGCGACCTACTAA
- the dctP gene encoding TRAP transporter substrate-binding protein DctP, with the protein MKNSILKTLLGAGAALALSCGIAAAQQAQKVNIAYVVPDADILGQSMYIMADYMKRSLPGRFDIAIHGNSSLFPQSQQIPAMQRGNLDIGFVNMFDVSPRVPEASILTAGYLVRDVEHHCVILNSEFGRKVRADIESKMNIVTLNQALIGYRTLVLRKKKDVRTPADLSNITMREVGNEAFQFLAEALGAKPTPIAFGELYLALQTGTVDAFAGFSTAMKSTKFNEVTEQLVQTNHLLGVDLIAVSKRFWDSLNDQEKQVVREAANAASDFTIANRKRAEANAVAELTKDGMTVTTPDVTPFRAHMREKYLASKFAQSWPAGLYDQIAAMPSDPDCRIK; encoded by the coding sequence ATGAAGAATTCGATTTTGAAAACGCTGCTCGGGGCCGGCGCCGCTTTGGCGCTAAGCTGCGGGATCGCCGCCGCCCAACAGGCGCAGAAGGTCAACATCGCCTATGTCGTGCCCGACGCCGATATCCTCGGCCAGTCGATGTACATCATGGCCGATTACATGAAGCGCTCGCTGCCCGGCCGCTTCGACATCGCCATCCACGGCAACAGCTCGCTGTTCCCGCAATCGCAACAGATCCCCGCCATGCAGCGCGGCAATCTGGATATCGGCTTCGTCAACATGTTCGACGTGTCGCCGCGCGTGCCCGAAGCGTCGATCCTGACGGCCGGCTATCTGGTGCGCGACGTCGAACACCACTGCGTCATCCTCAACTCCGAATTCGGCCGCAAGGTGCGCGCCGACATCGAGTCGAAGATGAACATCGTCACGCTGAACCAGGCGCTGATCGGCTACCGCACGCTGGTGCTGCGCAAGAAGAAGGACGTGCGCACGCCGGCGGATCTCTCCAACATCACGATGCGCGAAGTCGGCAACGAAGCGTTCCAGTTCCTGGCCGAGGCATTGGGCGCCAAGCCGACGCCGATCGCGTTCGGCGAATTGTATCTGGCGCTGCAGACCGGCACGGTCGACGCCTTCGCGGGCTTCTCGACCGCGATGAAGTCGACCAAGTTCAACGAAGTGACCGAGCAGCTCGTGCAGACCAACCATCTGCTGGGCGTCGATCTGATCGCGGTCTCCAAACGCTTCTGGGACTCGCTCAACGATCAGGAAAAGCAGGTCGTGCGCGAAGCGGCCAACGCCGCTTCCGATTTCACGATCGCCAACCGCAAGCGCGCCGAAGCCAACGCCGTCGCCGAACTGACCAAGGACGGCATGACGGTGACGACGCCCGACGTGACGCCCTTCCGCGCGCATATGCGCGAGAAGTATCTCGCGTCGAAATTCGCGCAATCCTGGCCCGCCGGACTCTACGACCAGATCGCGGCGATGCCGTCCGATCCGGATTGCCGGATCAAGTGA
- a CDS encoding ABC transporter permease, whose translation MIPNAERLILGAWTALICVFMLGPLVVMFAISVTASGYISLPYEGISLRWYHDMLRQTVFIDAAINSVVLALQATAISVVLGTATAIAVTRYRFPGRGIILMLAGAPLFVPLVMTGLAILIFFSAIGIGGPAERLLVAHICLTLPYIVRMVSVSLAGFDWNQEAAALNLGASRLRAFVEVTLPQILPGVIAGAAFAFIISFDDVGISIFLTGAAYKTLPVELYAFAAFDLTPMIAAVSVAMILFSAAFVLLIERLFGVQKVLAGEVGTKNPAA comes from the coding sequence ATGATCCCGAACGCCGAACGCTTGATCCTGGGCGCTTGGACGGCGCTGATCTGCGTGTTCATGCTGGGGCCGCTGGTCGTGATGTTCGCGATCTCCGTCACCGCTTCGGGCTATATCAGCCTGCCCTACGAGGGCATCAGTCTGCGCTGGTATCACGACATGCTGCGCCAGACCGTGTTCATCGACGCGGCGATCAACAGCGTCGTCCTCGCCCTCCAAGCCACGGCGATTTCCGTCGTCCTCGGCACGGCCACGGCGATCGCGGTCACGCGCTATCGTTTTCCGGGACGCGGCATCATCCTGATGCTGGCGGGCGCGCCCTTGTTCGTGCCGCTGGTGATGACGGGCCTCGCCATCCTGATCTTCTTCTCCGCGATCGGCATCGGCGGCCCTGCGGAACGCCTGCTCGTCGCCCATATCTGCCTGACGCTGCCCTACATCGTGCGCATGGTCAGCGTGTCGCTCGCCGGTTTCGACTGGAACCAGGAAGCGGCCGCACTCAATCTCGGCGCGTCGCGCTTGCGGGCATTCGTCGAAGTGACGCTGCCGCAAATCCTGCCCGGCGTGATCGCGGGGGCCGCCTTCGCCTTCATCATCTCGTTCGACGATGTCGGCATTTCGATCTTCCTGACGGGGGCCGCCTACAAGACGCTGCCGGTCGAACTCTACGCCTTCGCCGCGTTCGACCTGACGCCGATGATCGCCGCCGTGTCGGTCGCGATGATCCTGTTCTCCGCCGCTTTCGTGCTGCTGATCGAACGTCTGTTCGGCGTGCAGAAAGTGCTGGCGGGCGAGGTCGGGACCAAAAACCCGGCCGCCTGA
- a CDS encoding TRAP transporter small permease subunit, translating to MSFARLMRKAALAADWAAGAALFVVFAALLAQTVMRYALRSPLSTSQELAMIAFIWFVFWLAGTTISLREHIRFDVFYNALPEQGRRAVSILVNLVYLGIFAWAMRATWEYFQFLEFEKTASLAISYQIAFFPYFIFFAVFPIKIAVAILSLLGRDWRENL from the coding sequence GTGAGTTTCGCGCGTTTGATGCGAAAGGCGGCGCTCGCGGCCGATTGGGCCGCGGGCGCCGCCCTATTCGTGGTCTTTGCGGCGCTGCTGGCGCAGACCGTGATGCGCTACGCGCTGCGCTCGCCGCTTTCGACGTCCCAGGAACTGGCGATGATCGCCTTCATCTGGTTCGTCTTCTGGCTCGCGGGCACCACGATTTCGCTGCGCGAGCATATCCGCTTCGACGTGTTCTACAACGCGCTTCCCGAACAAGGGCGCCGCGCGGTCTCGATCCTGGTCAATCTCGTCTATCTCGGTATCTTCGCTTGGGCGATGCGCGCGACCTGGGAATATTTCCAGTTCCTGGAGTTCGAGAAAACCGCGTCGCTCGCGATCTCCTACCAGATCGCCTTCTTCCCCTATTTCATCTTCTTCGCCGTGTTCCCCATCAAGATTGCCGTTGCGATCCTGAGCCTGCTGGGCCGCGACTGGCGGGAAAATCTCTGA